The Tepidibacter aestuarii genome contains a region encoding:
- the kdd gene encoding L-erythro-3,5-diaminohexanoate dehydrogenase, producing MKLCKYGTHRVIEPKEVLPQPANRISNDMNIYDNEILIDVDALNIDSASFTQIEEECSGNVEKIKSRILQIVNEKGKMQNPVTGSGGMLIGRVEKIGDSVSDKVDLKEGDKIATLVSLSLTPLKIDEIIDIKPEIDRVEIKGKAILFESGIYSVLPDDMEETLALAALDVAGAPAQTRKLAKKGETVLILGAAGKSGLLCCYEAKKAVGQNGKVIGLVRNQKSKDLLNYTGFCNEIVVADAKNPTQVLNEVLRVNDGKEVDISINCVNVENTEMSSILPVRDEGIVYFFSMATSFTKAALGAEGVGKDVTMIIGNGYTKKHADITLEDLRECDTLRNIFKDLYA from the coding sequence ATGAAATTATGTAAATATGGAACACACAGAGTAATTGAGCCAAAAGAAGTTTTGCCACAACCAGCAAATAGAATATCTAATGATATGAATATATACGATAATGAGATACTAATAGATGTTGATGCTCTTAATATAGATTCTGCAAGTTTTACTCAAATAGAAGAAGAATGCTCAGGAAATGTAGAAAAAATAAAATCTAGAATACTTCAAATAGTAAATGAAAAAGGAAAAATGCAAAATCCAGTAACAGGATCAGGTGGAATGCTAATTGGAAGAGTTGAAAAAATAGGGGACAGTGTAAGTGATAAAGTAGATTTGAAAGAAGGGGACAAAATAGCAACACTAGTTTCACTTTCTTTAACTCCACTTAAAATAGATGAAATTATAGACATAAAGCCTGAAATAGATAGAGTTGAAATAAAAGGAAAGGCTATATTGTTTGAAAGTGGCATATATTCAGTCTTACCAGATGATATGGAGGAAACTCTAGCTCTTGCAGCTCTTGATGTAGCTGGAGCACCTGCACAGACTAGAAAATTAGCTAAAAAGGGAGAGACGGTACTTATATTAGGTGCTGCTGGAAAATCAGGATTACTTTGTTGTTATGAAGCTAAAAAAGCTGTTGGTCAAAATGGAAAGGTTATAGGGCTTGTAAGAAATCAAAAAAGCAAAGATCTTCTCAACTATACTGGATTTTGCAATGAAATAGTAGTTGCAGATGCTAAAAATCCAACTCAGGTTTTAAATGAAGTATTAAGAGTTAATGATGGAAAAGAAGTAGACATATCTATTAACTGCGTAAACGTAGAGAATACAGAAATGTCTAGCATATTACCAGTTAGAGATGAAGGTATAGTATATTTCTTCTCAATGGCAACAAGCTTTACAAAAGCAGCACTTGGGGCAGAAGGTGTAGGCAAAGATGTAACTATGATAATAGGTAATGGATATACCAAAAAACATGCTGATATAACATTAGAAGATTTAAGAGAGTGTGACACACTTAGAAACATATTTAAGGATTTATATGCTTAA
- a CDS encoding 3-oxoacid CoA-transferase subunit B, whose product MIDPKEAKEIIAKRVAKELNDGQLVNLGIGLPTKVVNYIPDNINVTFQSENGMVGMGRLVRDEGIDENITNAGGQFVSILNEGAFFDSSMSFGLIRGGHVDVTVLGALQVDEKGNLANWIIPGKLVPGMGGAMDLVVGAKKVIVAMIHTAKGKPKILKECSLPFTAKGVVDLIVTEYGVIEVTNEGLVLKEINKDITVEQIQELTDANLKISENLKYMN is encoded by the coding sequence ATGATAGATCCAAAAGAAGCTAAGGAAATAATTGCGAAAAGAGTAGCTAAGGAGTTAAATGATGGACAATTGGTGAATTTAGGAATAGGTCTTCCAACTAAGGTTGTAAATTATATACCTGATAATATTAATGTTACATTCCAATCTGAAAATGGAATGGTTGGAATGGGAAGATTAGTTAGAGATGAAGGTATAGATGAGAATATAACTAATGCAGGGGGACAGTTTGTTTCTATACTAAATGAAGGAGCATTCTTCGATAGTTCTATGTCGTTTGGATTAATAAGAGGAGGACATGTAGATGTTACTGTTTTAGGAGCTCTTCAGGTTGATGAAAAAGGAAATCTTGCAAATTGGATAATTCCCGGGAAATTAGTTCCTGGTATGGGTGGAGCTATGGACTTAGTAGTAGGAGCAAAAAAAGTTATAGTGGCAATGATACATACAGCAAAAGGAAAGCCAAAAATACTAAAAGAGTGTAGTCTTCCATTTACGGCAAAAGGAGTAGTTGATTTGATTGTTACTGAATATGGGGTTATAGAGGTTACAAATGAGGGACTTGTATTAAAAGAGATAAATAAAGATATTACAGTTGAGCAAATACAAGAATTAACTGATGCGAATCTTAAAATTTCAGAAAATTTAAAATATATGAACTAA
- a CDS encoding 3-oxoacid CoA-transferase subunit A has product MNKVVDVDSLKSLFKDGITIMIGGFLGCGTPEKLIDLLIDMNIKDLTIIGNDTSFVDKGIGRLIANNQVKKVIASHIGTNAETGRLMNEGKMEVELSPQGTLIERIRAGGFGLGGVLTETGIGTLVEENKQKINIHEKEYLLELPLKADIGLIKGSVVDEFGNTYYKGTTKNFNPMIAMASDKVIVEAQSLVDTGEINQESVMTPGVLIDYIVKGDE; this is encoded by the coding sequence ATGAATAAGGTAGTTGATGTAGATTCTTTAAAAAGCTTATTCAAAGATGGAATTACTATTATGATAGGTGGATTCTTAGGATGTGGAACACCAGAGAAACTGATTGATCTATTAATAGATATGAATATAAAAGATTTGACTATTATAGGTAATGATACAAGTTTTGTTGACAAAGGGATTGGAAGACTTATTGCTAATAATCAAGTAAAAAAAGTTATAGCATCTCATATAGGAACTAATGCTGAAACGGGAAGATTGATGAATGAGGGAAAAATGGAGGTTGAATTATCTCCACAGGGGACTTTGATTGAAAGAATAAGAGCTGGTGGGTTTGGCCTTGGAGGTGTACTTACTGAGACTGGGATTGGAACTTTAGTAGAAGAAAATAAGCAGAAAATAAATATACATGAAAAAGAATATTTGTTAGAGCTTCCTCTTAAGGCTGATATAGGTCTGATTAAGGGAAGTGTCGTAGATGAATTTGGGAATACATATTACAAAGGAACTACTAAAAACTTTAATCCTATGATAGCCATGGCTTCAGATAAAGTTATTGTAGAAGCACAGTCTTTAGTAGATACAGGAGAGATAAATCAAGAATCAGTAATGACACCAGGGGTTTTGATTGATTACATAGTCAAAGGAGATGAATAG
- the kce gene encoding 3-keto-5-aminohexanoate cleavage enzyme translates to MDKLIITAAICGAEVTKAHNPTVPYTVKEIGDEAQRAYEAGASIIHLHVREDNGQPTQNIERFRACINEIKNRCPDVIIQPSTGGAVGMSNEERLQPIYLDPEMATLDCGTCNFGGDDIFVNSENTIKEFAIKMKEINIKPEIEVFDKGMIDTAIRLFKKGYIDDNMHFNFVMGVNGGISASCRDLLFLKGSIPKNATFTVAGIGRYEFEMAALSILLGGHVRVGFEDNVYISKGVLAKSNAELVEKAVKISKVLGREIASCDEARKILKLKG, encoded by the coding sequence ATGGATAAGTTAATTATAACTGCAGCTATATGTGGTGCAGAGGTTACAAAGGCTCATAACCCTACGGTTCCGTATACTGTTAAAGAGATAGGAGATGAAGCGCAAAGGGCTTATGAAGCTGGAGCCAGTATAATACATCTGCATGTAAGAGAAGATAATGGACAACCAACTCAAAATATAGAAAGATTTAGAGCTTGTATAAATGAGATTAAAAATAGATGCCCAGACGTTATAATACAACCGTCTACTGGTGGCGCAGTTGGTATGAGTAATGAAGAAAGACTTCAACCTATATATTTGGATCCAGAAATGGCAACACTTGATTGTGGAACATGTAATTTTGGAGGAGACGATATATTTGTAAATTCTGAAAACACGATTAAAGAGTTTGCAATTAAAATGAAAGAGATTAATATAAAGCCTGAAATAGAAGTATTTGACAAAGGTATGATAGATACAGCTATAAGGCTTTTTAAGAAAGGATATATAGATGACAATATGCATTTTAACTTTGTTATGGGAGTTAATGGAGGAATAAGTGCAAGTTGTAGAGATTTATTATTTTTAAAGGGAAGTATACCTAAAAATGCGACTTTTACTGTTGCTGGAATTGGAAGATATGAATTTGAAATGGCAGCTCTATCAATACTTTTAGGCGGTCATGTTAGAGTTGGGTTTGAAGATAATGTGTACATATCAAAAGGTGTTTTAGCTAAGTCAAATGCAGAGTTAGTTGAAAAGGCAGTTAAAATATCTAAAGTATTAGGAAGAGAGATAGCTTCTTGTGATGAAGCTAGAAAAATACTTAAACTCAAGGGGTGA
- the kal gene encoding 3-aminobutyryl-CoA ammonia lyase: MDVLIRVRMSLHDAHYGGNLVDGAKMLQLFGDVATELLIRNDGDEGLFKAYDNVEFLAPVYAGDYIEAYGRIVSEGNSSRKMIFEARKVAVQRPDINDSAADILDDPIVVCRASGTCVVPKDKQRR; the protein is encoded by the coding sequence ATGGATGTTTTGATAAGAGTTAGAATGAGCTTACATGATGCACATTATGGAGGAAACTTAGTTGATGGAGCAAAGATGCTTCAGCTATTTGGAGATGTAGCTACAGAACTTTTGATTAGAAATGATGGAGATGAAGGTCTTTTTAAAGCATATGACAATGTTGAGTTTTTAGCACCTGTCTATGCGGGTGACTATATAGAGGCATATGGGCGTATAGTGAGTGAAGGCAATTCTTCTAGAAAGATGATATTTGAAGCTAGAAAGGTTGCAGTTCAAAGACCAGATATAAATGATTCTGCTGCAGATATACTAGATGATCCTATAGTTGTGTGTAGAGCAAGTGGAACTTGTGTTGTTCCAAAAGATAAGCAGAGAAGATAA
- the mgsA gene encoding methylglyoxal synthase, with translation MNIALIAHDRKKETMVNFTIAYKDILEKHNLYATGTTGLRIQEGSGLQVNRFLSGPLGGDQQIGAKIAEEDMDLVIFLRDALESQPHEPDIQALIRLCDVHYVPVATNLASAEIFIKAIERGDLDWRSVRKTNMFK, from the coding sequence ATGAATATAGCTTTAATAGCTCATGACAGGAAAAAAGAAACTATGGTTAATTTTACAATAGCATATAAAGATATATTAGAAAAACACAATTTGTATGCTACTGGAACTACAGGACTTAGAATTCAAGAGGGATCTGGACTTCAAGTAAATAGATTTTTATCTGGGCCATTAGGAGGAGACCAACAAATCGGTGCAAAAATTGCAGAAGAAGATATGGATTTAGTTATATTTTTAAGAGATGCATTAGAGTCTCAGCCTCATGAGCCAGATATACAAGCTTTAATAAGGTTGTGCGATGTACATTATGTTCCAGTAGCTACTAACTTAGCAAGTGCTGAGATATTTATAAAAGCTATTGAAAGAGGAGATTTAGATTGGAGAAGTGTAAGAAAAACTAACATGTTCAAATAA
- the rodA gene encoding rod shape-determining protein RodA, with amino-acid sequence MFKDIDWILVATVIAIFSIGMVIISSATHVNDSGSFRQLKVQALSFVIGLVVIFVMLLFDYNNIGKYHKYIYGFNIFLLLAVYIPGLGVSHAGATSWIKLGPIDIQTSEIVKLGFIISFAKFLENKKNKLNTFKDLLPIIAYAAPILLLILKQPDLGTAIVFISIIFGMTFVSGLNYKIIAYTSITAIVSIPIVYNFLKPHQRVRIDAFLHPGDPKYPGNYQVIQSMVAIGSGKIFGKGLFKGTQNQYNFLPVQETDFIFAVLGEELGLIGGVVLALLFSLFLNRILKIAKNAKDFYGTLITIGVLFMFLYQIIQNIGMAIGLMPVTGVTLPFVSYGGSSLVTSMMALGIVLNVSMRRKKINF; translated from the coding sequence ATGTTTAAGGATATTGATTGGATATTAGTTGCCACTGTAATAGCAATATTTTCAATAGGAATGGTTATTATAAGTAGTGCAACACATGTTAATGATTCAGGAAGTTTTAGACAGCTTAAAGTGCAAGCTTTATCATTTGTGATAGGTTTGGTTGTAATATTTGTTATGCTATTGTTTGACTATAATAATATAGGAAAATACCATAAGTATATATATGGGTTCAATATATTTTTGCTATTAGCGGTTTATATTCCCGGTTTAGGGGTGTCTCATGCAGGTGCTACTTCATGGATTAAATTAGGACCAATAGATATTCAAACATCAGAAATAGTTAAGTTAGGGTTTATAATAAGCTTTGCTAAATTTTTGGAAAATAAAAAAAATAAGTTAAACACATTTAAAGATTTGTTACCTATAATCGCATATGCAGCACCTATATTGTTGTTGATTTTAAAACAACCCGATTTAGGAACTGCAATAGTATTTATATCTATAATATTTGGTATGACATTTGTTTCGGGACTTAATTATAAGATAATAGCTTATACGTCCATTACTGCTATAGTATCTATACCTATAGTATATAATTTTTTAAAACCGCATCAAAGAGTTAGAATAGATGCTTTTTTACATCCCGGGGATCCGAAATACCCTGGAAATTATCAGGTTATTCAGTCTATGGTAGCAATAGGATCTGGAAAGATATTTGGAAAAGGTCTTTTTAAAGGAACTCAAAATCAATATAATTTCCTTCCTGTACAGGAAACAGATTTTATATTCGCTGTATTAGGAGAAGAATTAGGCTTAATCGGTGGAGTTGTATTAGCACTGTTGTTTTCCTTGTTTTTAAATAGAATACTTAAAATAGCAAAGAATGCAAAGGATTTTTATGGAACTTTAATAACAATAGGCGTATTATTTATGTTCTTGTATCAAATTATTCAAAATATAGGAATGGCTATAGGACTTATGCCTGTTACTGGAGTTACTCTTCCTTTTGTTAGTTATGGTGGGAGTTCTTTGGTTACTAGTATGATGGCTCTTGGTATAGTATTAAATGTATCTATGAGAAGAAAAAAGATAAACTTTTAA
- the minE gene encoding cell division topological specificity factor MinE, producing MLDLFKMFGNESKTSKNVAKERLKLVLVHDRVDCSSKFLDMIKGDIINVISEYIEIDESGLEVRVAKSRNSDDDAPMSALVANIPIRKVKEGIR from the coding sequence TTGTTAGATTTATTTAAGATGTTTGGAAATGAATCTAAGACTAGCAAGAATGTAGCAAAAGAAAGGCTTAAATTAGTGCTGGTTCATGATAGAGTAGATTGTTCTTCCAAATTTCTAGATATGATAAAAGGAGACATTATAAATGTTATATCTGAATACATAGAAATTGATGAAAGTGGCTTAGAGGTTAGAGTTGCAAAGTCAAGAAATTCAGATGATGATGCTCCTATGTCTGCACTTGTTGCAAACATACCGATAAGAAAAGTAAAAGAAGGAATAAGATAA
- the minD gene encoding septum site-determining protein MinD, whose product MGEVIVITSGKGGVGKTTTSANLGTALSLSGKKTVVVDADIGLRNLDVVMGLENRIVYDIVDVVEGTCRLKQALIKDKRFENLYLLPAAQTRDKNAITPEQMKKLCDSLKESFDYALIDCPAGIEQGFKNAIAGADRALVVTTPEVSAVRDADRIIGLLEANEIHDPELIINRIRLEMVKRGDMMDMEDIIDILAIDLLGVIPDDESVIISTNKGEPAVTDSKSLAGQAYRNVCQRIMGEQVPFLSMETQDSFMNKLKKIFGIAR is encoded by the coding sequence GTGGGTGAAGTTATTGTAATTACATCAGGGAAAGGTGGAGTTGGAAAGACTACGACTAGTGCTAACTTAGGAACAGCTCTTAGCCTTTCTGGTAAAAAAACTGTAGTGGTTGATGCTGATATTGGTCTTAGAAATTTAGATGTTGTAATGGGTCTTGAAAATAGAATTGTTTATGATATTGTAGATGTAGTTGAAGGGACTTGTAGGTTAAAGCAAGCACTTATAAAGGATAAGAGATTTGAAAATTTATATCTTTTACCTGCTGCTCAAACTAGAGATAAAAATGCCATAACTCCAGAACAGATGAAGAAGCTTTGTGATTCATTAAAAGAATCATTTGATTATGCATTAATTGATTGTCCTGCGGGAATTGAGCAAGGATTTAAAAATGCAATAGCTGGAGCAGATAGAGCATTAGTAGTTACAACTCCTGAAGTGTCTGCGGTTAGAGATGCAGATAGAATAATAGGACTTTTAGAGGCTAATGAAATACATGATCCAGAACTAATAATCAACAGAATAAGACTTGAGATGGTTAAGCGCGGAGATATGATGGATATGGAAGATATAATAGATATATTAGCTATAGATTTATTGGGAGTTATACCTGATGATGAAAGTGTTATAATATCTACTAATAAAGGGGAACCTGCTGTTACTGATTCTAAATCATTAGCTGGACAAGCGTATAGAAATGTTTGTCAAAGAATAATGGGTGAACAAGTTCCGTTTTTAAGTATGGAGACACAAGATTCTTTTATGAATAAGTTGAAAAAAATATTTGGCATTGCTAGATAG
- the minC gene encoding septum site-determining protein MinC, whose product MALGDVIEFKGNKRNLKRDNVEFKGSKKGLVINIKNCDDFETVKQEIMQKIECAGRFFIGAKIASVNSDTITDLQQIELKEVISNKFQIEFVEEESIFDGINEGQTKFVKTTLRSGMKIEFKGNVVVIGDVNPGAQIVAYGNVIIMGCLRGVVHAGANGNKDAFVVAYDLNPMQLRIDNLISIAPDEEFQKPNYPEIAFIKDNFIVIEPYLNKR is encoded by the coding sequence ATGGCTTTAGGAGATGTAATAGAATTTAAAGGAAATAAAAGAAATTTAAAAAGAGATAATGTAGAATTTAAAGGAAGTAAAAAAGGCTTAGTCATAAATATAAAAAATTGTGATGACTTTGAAACAGTTAAACAAGAAATAATGCAAAAAATTGAATGCGCTGGAAGATTTTTTATAGGAGCAAAAATAGCTTCTGTCAATAGTGATACAATTACAGATCTTCAGCAAATAGAGCTTAAAGAAGTTATAAGTAATAAATTTCAAATAGAATTTGTGGAAGAAGAATCAATATTTGATGGAATAAATGAAGGTCAAACTAAATTTGTTAAAACTACTTTAAGATCTGGAATGAAGATTGAGTTTAAAGGAAATGTAGTTGTTATAGGAGATGTAAATCCAGGAGCTCAAATAGTAGCTTATGGTAATGTCATTATAATGGGATGCTTAAGAGGAGTTGTTCATGCAGGCGCTAATGGAAATAAAGATGCCTTTGTTGTTGCATATGATTTAAATCCTATGCAACTTAGGATTGATAATTTAATATCTATAGCTCCTGATGAAGAATTTCAAAAGCCTAATTATCCTGAAATAGCCTTTATAAAGGATAATTTCATAGTAATAGAGCCATATTTAAATAAAAGATAG
- a CDS encoding penicillin-binding transpeptidase domain-containing protein has protein sequence MVNKKIKDRYDVLRVSFVVIFSIIILKLGYMTIIKGDYYFEQAQNKVYKKILVEGPRGEIRDRYGRLLAGNRASFTVQLLKNEIEKANANEVGQRVINVLEKNGEKYIDEFPIIRQNGQFAYTYDKNIQEWKDKYDIPASYNAKESFYHIVDGLVDEGVIRVDNNTTEYDLQKMLNENGYYPPIYVSKWEFAENVKKAQWLYRYRIKEENISAEDAFGKLKEYFDVSDDLNNDEARKILLFRDLLKSQGYLQYQPIKLAIDVKKETVAEIEELAIELPGVSIETEPIRYYPNENLASHILGQIGKISQQTEIDTYTTDKGYSISDMIGKTGIEKTFEDKLHGEKGFKKVVVDSAGRLIEKIEIQSPKAGDTVYLTIDKDLQKVAEDSLEKLLKTIQVGGTYESPWGNYRLNDGKKIYNKATSGAVVALDVKTGEVLAMASYPDYDPNLFATGITTEDMNSLLPKNKNNPLAAKPLYNIATMTFVQPGSVFKMITGLAAIDNGLDPNYEIYDKGRIMLGNKSFGCWIWNERRGSHGATNLYKAIEQSCNYYMYSVSVGYDYAKEKPLPVKMNVDEILRYARLFGLDEKTGIEIEEIPGKVPNPEDKFETTKRSLKYALDRKLKTYFDDITGEDNQEYEKRIGKIVSWMAENPGRGTLLKRLEDLHIKEDKVAEVADLIKYSYFNQAKWTTGDTFNISIGQGANSYTPLQMANYISGLVNGGYKNKVTVVDKIESYDKMNIDKVDLEREKIPLNDNSNLEEIKKAMLRVTQQGTAKKVFGQFPVKVGAKTGTAQKSGRIPTADEVEYLISHMSSYGVNTQEALALADEYEKAEDSKYSKDYYIRKALYKLNPRLTYDEINRFKDTYDNFAWFVSFAPYDDPEIAVVSLIFQGGHGGYAAPVARDIMVEYFGLTKNEDDYDVKEKLNIKEELKR, from the coding sequence ATGGTAAATAAAAAAATTAAGGATAGATATGATGTTTTAAGAGTTTCTTTTGTTGTCATATTTTCTATTATTATATTAAAACTAGGATATATGACAATTATAAAGGGTGATTACTATTTTGAACAAGCTCAAAACAAGGTATATAAAAAAATACTAGTAGAAGGCCCTAGAGGAGAAATAAGGGATAGGTATGGAAGATTGCTTGCTGGAAATAGAGCATCTTTTACTGTTCAACTCCTTAAAAATGAAATAGAAAAAGCCAATGCAAATGAAGTTGGTCAAAGAGTTATAAATGTTTTAGAGAAAAATGGAGAAAAGTACATAGATGAATTCCCTATAATAAGGCAAAATGGACAGTTTGCATATACTTATGATAAAAACATTCAGGAATGGAAAGATAAGTACGATATTCCTGCTAGCTATAATGCAAAAGAAAGTTTTTACCATATAGTAGATGGATTAGTAGATGAAGGAGTTATTAGAGTAGATAATAATACTACTGAATATGACTTACAGAAAATGTTAAATGAAAATGGATATTATCCTCCTATATACGTTTCAAAATGGGAGTTTGCAGAAAATGTTAAAAAAGCTCAATGGTTGTATAGATATAGAATAAAAGAAGAGAATATAAGTGCAGAAGATGCATTTGGTAAATTGAAGGAATATTTTGATGTTTCTGATGATTTAAATAATGATGAAGCTAGAAAAATACTTTTATTTAGAGATTTGCTGAAGTCTCAGGGATATTTGCAGTACCAGCCTATAAAGCTTGCAATTGATGTTAAAAAAGAGACAGTTGCAGAAATAGAGGAACTTGCAATAGAGCTTCCAGGGGTTAGTATAGAAACTGAGCCTATCAGGTATTATCCAAATGAAAATTTAGCATCTCATATACTTGGACAAATAGGTAAAATATCTCAACAAACAGAAATAGATACTTATACTACAGATAAAGGATATAGTATAAGTGATATGATAGGAAAAACTGGTATTGAAAAAACGTTTGAAGATAAGCTCCATGGAGAAAAAGGATTTAAAAAAGTTGTAGTTGATTCAGCTGGAAGGCTAATAGAGAAGATAGAGATACAGTCTCCTAAAGCTGGAGATACTGTTTACTTAACAATAGACAAGGATTTACAGAAAGTAGCAGAAGATTCTCTTGAAAAATTATTAAAAACAATACAGGTTGGAGGAACATATGAAAGTCCTTGGGGAAATTATAGATTAAACGACGGTAAAAAAATATATAATAAAGCTACTTCAGGTGCTGTTGTTGCACTTGATGTTAAAACTGGAGAGGTTCTAGCTATGGCTAGTTATCCAGATTACGATCCTAATTTATTTGCAACGGGTATAACGACTGAGGATATGAACAGCCTTCTTCCTAAAAATAAAAATAATCCACTAGCAGCTAAACCTCTTTACAATATAGCAACAATGACTTTTGTTCAGCCTGGTTCTGTATTTAAGATGATAACTGGACTTGCTGCTATAGATAATGGTCTAGATCCAAATTATGAAATATATGATAAAGGGCGTATAATGCTTGGAAATAAGTCATTTGGATGTTGGATATGGAATGAAAGAAGAGGAAGTCATGGAGCTACAAATTTATACAAAGCAATAGAGCAGTCTTGCAACTATTATATGTACAGTGTAAGTGTGGGATATGATTATGCTAAAGAAAAACCTCTTCCTGTTAAAATGAATGTAGATGAGATACTTAGATATGCAAGATTATTTGGACTTGATGAAAAAACTGGAATTGAAATAGAAGAAATTCCTGGTAAGGTTCCCAACCCAGAAGATAAATTTGAAACTACTAAAAGATCTCTTAAATATGCTCTTGATAGAAAACTCAAAACTTACTTTGACGATATAACTGGTGAAGATAATCAAGAATATGAAAAAAGAATAGGTAAAATAGTTAGTTGGATGGCCGAAAATCCAGGTAGAGGCACTTTGTTAAAGAGACTAGAAGATTTACACATAAAAGAAGATAAAGTAGCCGAAGTTGCTGATTTAATTAAGTATAGTTATTTTAATCAAGCTAAGTGGACTACAGGAGATACATTTAATATATCTATAGGTCAAGGTGCAAATTCATATACACCACTTCAAATGGCAAATTATATATCTGGACTTGTCAATGGAGGATATAAGAATAAAGTTACTGTAGTTGATAAAATAGAGTCTTATGATAAAATGAATATAGATAAAGTTGATCTTGAAAGAGAAAAAATACCTTTAAATGATAACTCAAACTTGGAAGAAATTAAAAAGGCTATGTTAAGAGTTACTCAGCAGGGAACTGCGAAAAAGGTATTTGGTCAATTTCCTGTTAAGGTTGGGGCAAAAACTGGTACTGCACAAAAAAGTGGTAGAATTCCAACTGCTGATGAAGTTGAATATTTAATTTCTCATATGTCAAGTTATGGGGTTAACACTCAGGAAGCTTTAGCTCTTGCAGATGAGTATGAAAAAGCAGAAGATAGTAAGTACAGCAAGGATTATTATATAAGAAAAGCTTTGTACAAGCTAAATCCACGTCTTACTTATGATGAAATAAATAGATTTAAGGACACTTATGATAACTTTGCTTGGTTTGTGTCGTTTGCACCTTATGATGATCCTGAAATAGCTGTTGTATCACTTATATTCCAAGGTGGACATGGAGGGTATGCAGCTCCGGTAGCTAGGGATATAATGGTTGAGTATTTTGGACTTACAAAGAATGAAGATGATTATGACGTTAAAGAAAAACTAAATATAAAGGAAGAATTAAAACGATAA
- the mreD gene encoding rod shape-determining protein MreD, whose product MKNIILILVGIFIIIIENSIVNYIDIFDISLNMSIVYITIISLFVKRNEGALIGLVLGILKDALIGKFIGVNALVFFVIGYVYGILEDKIFKHNVTTILILTFFSSLFESLINCILLKSLFASEKILFSLIKGVVFIPTLNMLFALVIYKVLIDFVKKIDNI is encoded by the coding sequence ATGAAAAATATAATATTAATTTTAGTAGGAATATTCATAATAATTATAGAAAATAGTATTGTGAATTATATAGATATATTTGATATAAGCCTAAATATGTCTATTGTATATATAACTATTATTTCTTTATTTGTTAAAAGAAATGAAGGAGCTTTAATAGGGTTAGTACTTGGCATTTTAAAGGATGCATTAATTGGAAAATTTATAGGGGTTAATGCTCTTGTATTTTTTGTTATAGGATATGTATACGGAATATTAGAAGATAAGATATTCAAACATAATGTTACAACTATATTAATACTAACATTTTTTTCTTCCTTATTTGAGTCTCTTATAAACTGTATTTTATTAAAAAGCTTATTTGCAAGTGAAAAAATACTGTTTTCTTTGATCAAAGGAGTTGTTTTTATACCTACTTTAAACATGCTGTTTGCTTTGGTCATATATAAAGTTTTAATAGATTTTGTAAAAAAAATAGACAATATTTAG